One part of the Tenacibaculum sp. 190130A14a genome encodes these proteins:
- a CDS encoding LytTR family DNA-binding domain-containing protein has product MKILKCLIVDDEAPAIRLLESYVKKVPFLELVGSTTNPIEAISIIESETLDLVFLDIQMPTITGIQLSKIIKDKINIIFTTAYPQFALESYELNAIDYLLKPFEFERFYNAILKVKPTKDIKPITNSDTYIFIKTDGKNNFEKVYTNEILYIESLKNYVSLHLKNKQIITYSTLKHFENELSSKNFVKIHKSFIVAIQHISKTDSLSVYLSNGKNLPIGDTYKKHFFEKINKLLL; this is encoded by the coding sequence ATGAAAATTTTAAAATGTTTAATTGTTGATGATGAAGCACCTGCAATAAGATTATTGGAATCCTATGTAAAAAAAGTTCCTTTTTTAGAACTTGTTGGGTCTACAACTAATCCAATTGAAGCTATTAGTATTATAGAATCTGAAACCCTCGATTTAGTTTTCTTAGACATTCAAATGCCCACAATTACAGGTATTCAGCTATCTAAAATTATAAAGGACAAAATCAATATTATTTTTACAACTGCGTATCCTCAATTTGCCTTAGAAAGTTATGAGTTAAATGCTATTGATTATCTTCTCAAACCTTTCGAATTTGAACGTTTTTATAATGCGATTTTAAAGGTAAAGCCAACAAAAGATATCAAACCAATAACTAATAGTGATACATATATTTTTATAAAAACCGATGGAAAAAATAATTTTGAAAAAGTATATACAAACGAAATACTATATATAGAAAGTTTGAAAAATTATGTTTCTCTTCATTTAAAGAATAAGCAAATTATTACTTACAGTACCTTAAAACATTTTGAAAATGAATTGTCATCTAAAAATTTCGTCAAGATTCATAAGTCATTTATTGTAGCTATTCAGCATATTTCTAAAACAGATTCTCTTTCTGTTTACCTAAGTAATGGAAAAAACTTACCTATTGGAGATACTTATAAGAAGCATTTTTTTGAAAAAATTAATAAACTGCTCCTTTAA